Below is a genomic region from Actinomadura sp. NAK00032.
GGGTTCGGCCATGTCGAGATCGGGACGGTCACCGGGCGCCCGCAGCCCGGCAACCCGGCCCCCCGGCTGTTCCGGCTCCCGCCCGACCGGGCGGTCATCAACCGGATGGGCTTCAACAACGAGGGCTCCGAGGCCGCCGCGCGGCGGCTGCGCGACCGCCGCCCCGGGACGGTCGTCGGCGTCAACATCGGCAAGACGAAGGTCGTCCCCGAGGCGTCCGCCGCCGCCGACTACGTCGCGAGCACCGAGCGGCTCGCCCCCTACGCCGACTACCTGGTCGTCAACGTCAGCTCGCCCAACACCCCGGGCCTGCGCGACCTCCAGGCCGTCGAGCACCTCCGCCCGCTGCTGACGGCCGTGCGGGAGGCCGCCGACCGGGCGTCCGCGCGCCGCGTCCCGCTGCTGGTCAAGATCGCACCCGACCTGGCGGACGACGACGTCGACGCGGTCGCCGACCTCGCCCTCGACCTCGGCCTGGACGGCATCATCGCGACCAACACCACGATCGGCCGGGACGCCCTGCTCAGCCCGCCCGCGCTGGTCAAGGAGACCGGCGGGCTGTCCGGCGCACCGCTGAAGGAGCGCTCGCTTGACGTCCTGCGCCGCCTGCGCGCCCGCACCGGCGGACGGCTCGCGCTCATCTCCGTCGGCGGCGTCGAGTCGGCCGACGACGTGTGGGAACGCGTCCGCGCGGGCGCGACCCTCGTCCAGGGCTACACCGGCATGATCTACGGCGGACCGTTCTGGGCGCACCGCGTCAACCGCGACCTGTCCCGCCGCCTCCGCGCCAGCGCCTTCCGCACCCTGGACGAAGCCCGCCGCTGACCACGTCCGACCCGGGCTTTGCCCGGCTCGTGCGCATCGGCGGGACGCCTGCGGGCACCGTGCCGGTATGGCCGGCGAGTCGATCACCCGCAGGACGCTGCTCATCCGGATCACGTCGGCGCTGCTCCTCGGCGTCCCCGCCGCCGTCACGCGGGCGGGCGGGTTCGACCTGCCGGCGGTCGCGGCCATGGTCGTGTCCGGGGCCGGGGTGCTGGCGGCGGCGATCCTGCTCATGTGGGCCGCGGAGACCGCACGCGCCGACATGTCCGGGGCACTCGCCTTGGCCCTCCTGGCCCTCATCGCGGTGCTGCCCGAGTACGCGGTCGACCTCTACTACGCCTACGCCGCCGGTACACGACCGCAGTACACCGCCTACGCCGCCGCCAACATGACGGGCGCGAACCGCCTTCTCGTCGGCGTGGGCTGGGCGCTGGTAGTGCTGGCGTTCGCGCTCGGCGTCCGCCGCGTCTCCGGGCGGGGGCGGCACGCGGCCCCCGGATCCGGTGGCCGCGACGTCAGGCTGACCGGACGCCTCCGCGTCGAGTTGGGCTTCCTCGCCCTCGCGGGCGTCCTCGGCTTCGTCCCGGCGCTGACCGGCGAGATCACCTGGTACCTCGCGATCGTGCTGATCCTCGTCTACGTCCTCTACCTCGCCCGGATCTCCCGCGACCGCGGGCAGGACGTCGAGGAACTCGCGGGCGTCCCCGCCCGGCTGG
It encodes:
- a CDS encoding sodium:proton exchanger, producing MAGESITRRTLLIRITSALLLGVPAAVTRAGGFDLPAVAAMVVSGAGVLAAAILLMWAAETARADMSGALALALLALIAVLPEYAVDLYYAYAAGTRPQYTAYAAANMTGANRLLVGVGWALVVLAFALGVRRVSGRGRHAAPGSGGRDVRLTGRLRVELGFLALAGVLGFVPALTGEITWYLAIVLILVYVLYLARISRDRGQDVEELAGVPARLAALPARYRRLATWTGFALGAGLVFASAKPFADALVDAGASLGIDEFLLVQWLAPLASEAPELLVAVMFAWRLRDADAIGTLLSSKVNQWTLLIGTLPLAYRAGGGAWSLPLDSRQAEEVLLTAAQTVLGLALLIDLVFRRWEAAALFALFAVQFVLPDETARLVLSGVYLAIGFSVLIARHRDLGAAMAAVVRPK
- a CDS encoding quinone-dependent dihydroorotate dehydrogenase, whose amino-acid sequence is MYRFLFSLVITRVPAEAAHHLTLRGLRAIQAVPGLAPLLRRLLAPRDPALAVRALGLDFPSPLGLAAGFDKDAVAYEALGAFGFGHVEIGTVTGRPQPGNPAPRLFRLPPDRAVINRMGFNNEGSEAAARRLRDRRPGTVVGVNIGKTKVVPEASAAADYVASTERLAPYADYLVVNVSSPNTPGLRDLQAVEHLRPLLTAVREAADRASARRVPLLVKIAPDLADDDVDAVADLALDLGLDGIIATNTTIGRDALLSPPALVKETGGLSGAPLKERSLDVLRRLRARTGGRLALISVGGVESADDVWERVRAGATLVQGYTGMIYGGPFWAHRVNRDLSRRLRASAFRTLDEARR